Proteins co-encoded in one Lysobacter solisilvae genomic window:
- a CDS encoding NAD kinase — translation MTATPRLAFLASPAEEAQRTLSQLVAAHGDHAPDEADVLVALGGDGFMLQTLHRHGSLGKPVYGMKLGTVGFMMNHQRSEDLIERIHAAEPAVLRPLEMVAQTESGATVGSLAYNEVSLLRQTRQAAHLSIDLNGQTRLDELICDGVLVATPAGSTAYNFSAHGPILPLGANVVALTPIAAFRPRRWRGAVLKADTEVRFRVLDPFKRPVSATADSHEVRDVVEVMIRESRDRTVTLLFDPEHNLEERILAEQFTS, via the coding sequence ATGACCGCCACGCCCCGCCTGGCCTTCCTCGCCAGTCCCGCCGAAGAGGCGCAGCGCACGCTGTCACAACTGGTCGCGGCCCACGGCGACCATGCTCCCGACGAGGCCGACGTCCTGGTGGCCCTTGGCGGCGACGGTTTCATGTTGCAGACCCTCCACCGGCACGGCAGCCTGGGCAAGCCGGTGTACGGGATGAAGCTGGGGACGGTCGGTTTCATGATGAACCACCAGCGCAGCGAGGACCTCATCGAACGCATCCATGCGGCCGAGCCCGCGGTGTTGCGTCCCCTGGAAATGGTCGCGCAGACCGAATCGGGCGCCACGGTAGGTTCGCTGGCGTACAACGAAGTGTCGCTGCTGCGCCAGACGCGGCAGGCCGCGCACCTGTCGATCGACCTCAACGGCCAGACGCGGCTGGACGAGCTGATCTGCGATGGCGTGCTGGTCGCCACCCCGGCGGGCAGTACCGCCTACAACTTCTCCGCCCACGGCCCGATCCTGCCGCTGGGCGCGAATGTCGTTGCGCTGACACCCATTGCCGCCTTCCGTCCGCGTCGGTGGCGCGGCGCCGTGCTCAAGGCCGACACCGAGGTGCGATTCCGCGTGCTCGACCCCTTCAAGAGGCCGGTGAGCGCCACGGCCGATTCGCACGAAGTGCGCGATGTCGTCGAGGTCATGATCCGGGAGTCGCGGGACCGCACGGTCACGTTGTTGTTCGACCCCGAGCACAACCTCGAGGAACGCATTCTCGCCGAGCAGTTCACCAGCTAG